Proteins from a single region of Gossypium arboreum isolate Shixiya-1 chromosome 1, ASM2569848v2, whole genome shotgun sequence:
- the LOC108480264 gene encoding zinc finger A20 and AN1 domain-containing stress-associated protein 1-like — MGSEQNEGTSFPPSEPKLCANGCGFFGTAANMNLCSKCYRDLRVGEEQAAKAKAVMEKSLSIKTKHEPVVVETFKPHVGSSSTSIEQQQPAVVAVNQQPEPKAANRCFICRKKVGLTGFKCRCENTFCGEHRYPEKHECSFDFKGVGRNAIAKANPVVKADKVERF, encoded by the coding sequence ATGGGTTCTGAACAGAATGAAGGAACAAGCTTTCCACCATCGGAGCCAAAGCTTTGTGCCAACGGTTGTGGGTTTTTCGGGACGGCGGCGAATATGAATTTATGTTCAAAGTGTTACCGGGACCTCCGTGTTGGGGAGGAGCAAGCGGCGAAGGCGAAAGCTGTTATGGAGAAATCTCTCAGTATCAAAACGAAGCATGAACCTGTCGTTGTGGAGACTTTTAAGCCTCATGTGGGTTCTTCGTCTACATCGATTGAGCAACAACAACCGGCTGTTGTTGCCGTTAATCAACAACCGGAACCAAAGGCTGCGAACAGGTGTTTTATTTGTAGGAAAAAGGTTGGGTTAACTGGGTTTAAGTGCAGGTGCGAGAATACATTCTGTGGGGAGCATCGGTACCCAGAAAAACACGAGTGTTCATTTGATTTCAAGGGTGTTGGACGTAATGCCATTGCTAAGGCAAATCCCGTTGTTAAAGCTGATAAGGTGGAGAGGTTCTGA